Within Gemmatimonadales bacterium, the genomic segment CGCTGCGCGCACGAGCACGGCATCGTCCACCGCGACATCAAGCCCGAGAACATCATGCTGTCGGGTGGGCACGCGGTGGTGATGGATTTCGGCGTCGCCCAGGCGATCTCGCAGGCCGGCGGAGACCGGCTGACCACGGCGGGGCTGGCGGTGGGGACGCCGGCCTACATGAGTCCGGAGCAGGCGGGTGGGGCCGCGCACCTGGATGCGCGGGCGGACATCTACGCGCTGGGATGCGTGCTGTACGAAATGCTCGGCGGCGAGCCGCCGTTCACCGGTCCCTCGGCGCAGGCGGTGCTCGCCCGCCAGATGCAGGAGCCGCCGCGCTCGCTGCACGTGATACGCGCCACGGTGTCGCCCGCGCTGCAGCGCGTGATCGAGAAGTCCCTGGCGAAAGTGCCGGCTGACCGCTACG encodes:
- a CDS encoding serine/threonine-protein kinase, whose amino-acid sequence is MTDVRASLQDALGARYEVQGEVGRGGMATVYRAIDRHLGRPVAVKVLSPELTHLLGPERFHREVSIAALLQHPNIVPVHESGETGDLLYYTMPLVEGETLRARVTRETQLPLDLALKITEDVAEALRCAHEHGIVHRDIKPENIMLSGGHAVVMDFGVAQAISQAGGDRLTTAGLAVGTPAYMSPEQAGGAAHLDARADIYALGCVLYEMLGGEPPFTGPSAQAVLARQMQEPPRSLHVIRATVSPALQRVIEKSLAKVPADRY